A genomic region of Herbaspirillum sp. DW155 contains the following coding sequences:
- the narI gene encoding respiratory nitrate reductase subunit gamma gives MNYLHQFLYGIYPYIALVVFLLGSLVRFEREQYTWKSDSSQLLHAGRLRLGNILFHAGVLGLFFGHLVGLLTPVAVWDALGVTHSFKQAVAMGAGGVFGTLCLLGLLILIHRRWTDARIAAVTRPSDKLLLLWLLVTLGLGLSTIAESAQHRDGHMMVLLMTWAQHIITLRGDAAGFIEGAPLLFKLHLFMGLTLFVIFPFTRLVHVWSGFASVTYLSRAWQLVRTR, from the coding sequence ATGAACTACCTGCATCAATTCCTCTACGGGATCTATCCCTACATCGCGCTGGTCGTGTTCCTGCTGGGCAGCCTGGTGCGCTTCGAGCGCGAGCAGTACACCTGGAAGAGCGATTCCTCGCAACTGCTGCACGCCGGCCGTCTGCGGCTGGGCAATATCCTGTTCCATGCAGGTGTGCTGGGGCTGTTCTTCGGTCACCTGGTAGGCTTGCTCACGCCAGTGGCGGTGTGGGATGCCCTCGGCGTGACGCACAGCTTCAAGCAGGCCGTGGCCATGGGCGCCGGCGGCGTGTTCGGCACGCTCTGCCTGCTGGGCCTGCTGATCCTGATCCATCGCCGCTGGACCGATGCGCGTATCGCCGCCGTCACCCGCCCGTCCGACAAGCTCCTGTTGCTGTGGCTGCTGGTCACGCTGGGACTGGGCTTGTCCACCATCGCCGAATCGGCCCAGCATCGCGATGGTCACATGATGGTGCTGCTGATGACCTGGGCCCAGCACATCATCACCCTGCGGGGCGACGCCGCCGGCTTCATCGAGGGCGCGCCGCTGCTGTTCAAGCTCCACCTCTTCATGGGACTGACGCTGTTCGTGATCTTCCCCTTCACCCGGCTGGTGCACGTCTGGAGCGGCTTCGCTTCGGTCACCTACCTGAGCCGCGCCTGGCAACTGGTACGTACCCGCTGA
- a CDS encoding type IV pili methyl-accepting chemotaxis transducer N-terminal domain-containing protein yields the protein MPSPAAPLLPLPPLPPHKRLTFRILLMTLVGLGLTMTAIGYTLLLSWQLEGGGTVINEAGSLRMRSYQLGLALEHQQARDTVQHEIERFSEILDVLQTGQAGQPSFVPPRGPIHEQLLQVRGQWQQRMQVHAREVLQAEDDRQRQQALTQYLQELPDFVDEINLLVALVEADLAGKTTWLRLCQTALIFLALAASIAVLYLLYLWIVGPVRRLQAGIARMSQNDLDVRLAIDSEDEFGQLARGFNQMADHVQGVHRTLEDRVADKTARLREQNEEVGTLYEITDFLSGAHTIEALCSGFLRRIMQRIQADGGTVRILDERGNLYIAVHEGISERIIDEERCLKVGDCLCGTATSQGIILVRDFRELDQQRRYRCQEEGAVSLGIFQIQVREQVIGSFSLHFSRERQISEEERRLLETLGRHLGSAIENQRLIAREKEFAVAHERNLMAQGLHDSIAQGLNFLNLQVQMLEDSLAREDLGEIRDIAPLLRAGVQENYEDVRELLLNFRSRLQDSDLESEMRKAVEKLQRQSGLQGHLDITGDGPLLAPEQQLQVLFILQEALSNIRKHAQASHVRIEVDNGSDFCLTVSDDGHGFQLDQARAKGSQHVGLRIMQERAERLGAHLDIASQPGAGTRITVRLMREERLVA from the coding sequence ATGCCCTCTCCTGCCGCCCCGCTGCTGCCCCTGCCGCCCCTGCCGCCGCACAAGCGGCTGACCTTCCGCATCCTGCTGATGACCCTGGTCGGCCTGGGCCTGACCATGACAGCCATCGGCTATACCCTGCTGCTGTCCTGGCAACTGGAAGGCGGCGGCACCGTCATCAATGAAGCCGGCAGCCTGCGCATGCGCTCCTACCAGCTCGGTCTGGCGCTGGAACACCAGCAGGCGCGCGACACCGTGCAGCACGAGATCGAGCGCTTCAGCGAAATCCTCGACGTACTGCAGACCGGGCAGGCAGGACAGCCCAGCTTCGTGCCGCCGCGCGGCCCCATCCATGAGCAGTTGCTGCAGGTACGAGGCCAGTGGCAGCAGCGTATGCAAGTCCATGCCAGGGAGGTGTTGCAGGCGGAGGATGACCGGCAACGCCAGCAGGCGCTGACGCAATACCTGCAGGAACTGCCGGATTTCGTGGACGAGATCAACCTGCTGGTGGCCCTGGTGGAAGCCGACCTGGCCGGCAAGACCACCTGGCTGCGGCTGTGCCAGACCGCGCTGATCTTCCTGGCGCTGGCGGCCAGCATCGCTGTGCTGTACCTGCTCTACCTGTGGATCGTCGGCCCGGTGCGGCGCTTGCAGGCGGGGATTGCGCGCATGTCGCAAAACGACCTGGACGTGCGGCTGGCCATCGACAGCGAAGATGAGTTCGGTCAACTGGCACGCGGATTCAACCAGATGGCCGATCACGTGCAGGGCGTGCACCGCACGCTGGAAGACCGGGTGGCGGACAAAACCGCACGCCTGCGCGAGCAGAATGAAGAAGTCGGCACGCTCTATGAAATCACCGACTTCCTCTCCGGCGCGCACACCATCGAGGCGCTGTGCAGCGGCTTCCTGCGCCGCATCATGCAACGCATCCAGGCCGATGGCGGCACGGTGCGCATCCTCGATGAACGCGGCAACCTGTATATCGCGGTGCATGAAGGTATTTCCGAACGCATCATCGATGAAGAACGCTGTCTCAAGGTCGGCGATTGCCTCTGCGGCACCGCGACCTCGCAGGGCATCATCCTGGTCCGCGACTTCCGCGAACTGGACCAGCAGCGCCGCTATCGCTGCCAGGAAGAAGGCGCGGTATCGCTGGGCATCTTCCAGATCCAGGTGCGCGAACAGGTCATCGGCAGCTTCTCGCTGCATTTCTCGCGCGAACGCCAGATCAGCGAAGAAGAACGCCGCCTGCTGGAAACCCTGGGCCGGCACCTGGGTTCGGCCATCGAAAACCAGCGCCTGATCGCACGCGAAAAGGAATTCGCGGTCGCCCACGAACGCAACCTGATGGCACAAGGCCTGCACGACAGCATTGCCCAGGGCCTGAACTTCCTGAACCTGCAGGTGCAGATGCTGGAAGATTCGCTTGCCCGCGAAGACCTGGGGGAAATCCGCGACATCGCGCCCCTGCTGCGCGCCGGGGTGCAGGAAAATTACGAAGATGTGCGCGAGCTGCTGCTGAACTTCCGCAGCCGCCTGCAGGACAGTGATCTCGAATCCGAAATGCGCAAGGCCGTCGAGAAACTGCAGCGCCAGAGCGGCTTGCAGGGCCATCTCGACATCACCGGGGATGGCCCGCTGCTGGCGCCGGAACAACAACTGCAGGTCTTGTTCATCCTGCAGGAAGCGCTCTCCAACATCCGCAAGCACGCCCAGGCCAGCCACGTCAGGATCGAGGTCGACAATGGCAGCGACTTCTGCCTCACGGTCAGCGACGACGGCCACGGCTTCCAGCTCGACCAGGCGCGCGCCAAGGGCAGCCAGCACGTGGGCCTGCGCATCATGCAGGAGCGCGCCGAACGGCTGGGCGCGCACCTGGACATCGCCAGCCAGCCCGGTGCCGGTACCCGCATCACCGTCAGGCTGATGCGCGAAGAACGACTGGTAGCCTGA
- the narH gene encoding nitrate reductase subunit beta: MRIRAQVGMVLNLDKCIGCHTCSVTCKNVWTSRDGVEYAWFNNVETKPGIGYPKQWENQKKWNGGWLRNASGKLEPKQGGRVRILANLFANPNLPSIDDYYEPFTYDYEHLQKAPLMATPPTARPVSVLTGKKMDKITWGPNWEDDLGGEFSARSKDALFEGVQKEMYSSFESTFMMYLPRLCEHCLNPACVASCPSGSIYKREDDGIVLVDQDKCRGWRMCISGCPYKKIYYNWSSGKAEKCTFCYPRIEAGQPTVCSETCVGRIRYLGVLLYDADKIEAAASVADEQDLYQAQLDCFLDPHDPEVMAEARRQGIAQSWLESARRSPVYKMAMQWKIAFPLHPEYRTLPMVWYVPPLSPIQKAAEAGHMGMTGIIPDVKSLRIPVRYLANLLTAGKEAPILSALERLLAMRAHKRAETVHGQRDDAVLQQVGLTPAEVEDMYQTLAIANYEDRFVVPSSHKEMVEDSFNDKGSCGFTFGNGCSGGVSEGSLFGKKPQGSVIFVDMPKSRKKTALTE, from the coding sequence ATGAGAATTCGCGCACAAGTGGGCATGGTGCTCAACCTGGACAAGTGCATCGGCTGCCACACCTGTTCGGTGACCTGCAAGAACGTCTGGACCAGCCGCGACGGCGTGGAATACGCCTGGTTCAACAATGTCGAAACCAAGCCCGGCATCGGTTACCCGAAGCAATGGGAAAACCAGAAGAAGTGGAACGGTGGCTGGCTGCGCAATGCCAGCGGCAAGCTGGAACCGAAACAGGGCGGGCGCGTGCGCATCCTGGCCAACCTGTTTGCCAACCCCAACCTGCCCTCCATCGACGATTACTACGAGCCCTTCACCTACGACTACGAGCACCTGCAAAAAGCCCCGCTGATGGCGACGCCGCCGACGGCGCGACCGGTGTCGGTGCTGACCGGCAAGAAGATGGACAAGATCACCTGGGGCCCCAACTGGGAAGACGACCTCGGTGGTGAATTCAGCGCGCGCAGCAAGGATGCGCTCTTCGAAGGCGTGCAGAAGGAAATGTACAGCAGCTTTGAATCGACCTTCATGATGTACCTGCCGCGCCTGTGCGAACACTGCCTGAACCCGGCCTGCGTGGCGTCCTGCCCCTCGGGCTCGATCTACAAGCGCGAGGATGACGGCATCGTGCTGGTGGACCAGGACAAGTGCCGGGGATGGCGCATGTGCATCTCCGGTTGCCCCTACAAGAAAATTTATTACAACTGGAGCTCGGGCAAGGCCGAGAAATGCACCTTCTGCTATCCGCGCATCGAAGCCGGTCAGCCCACCGTGTGCTCGGAAACCTGCGTGGGCCGTATCCGCTACCTCGGCGTGCTGCTCTACGATGCCGACAAGATCGAAGCCGCCGCCTCGGTGGCCGATGAACAGGACCTGTACCAGGCGCAACTGGACTGCTTCCTCGATCCGCACGATCCTGAGGTGATGGCCGAGGCACGACGTCAGGGCATTGCACAGAGCTGGCTGGAATCGGCCCGCAGATCGCCGGTGTACAAGATGGCGATGCAATGGAAGATCGCCTTCCCGCTGCACCCGGAATACCGCACCCTGCCGATGGTCTGGTACGTACCACCGCTGTCACCCATCCAGAAGGCCGCCGAAGCCGGTCACATGGGCATGACCGGCATCATCCCCGATGTGAAGTCGCTGCGCATTCCGGTGCGTTATCTCGCCAACCTGCTGACCGCCGGCAAGGAAGCGCCCATCCTGAGCGCCCTCGAACGCCTGCTGGCCATGCGCGCCCACAAGCGTGCCGAGACCGTGCACGGCCAGCGAGATGACGCCGTGCTGCAGCAGGTCGGCCTGACCCCGGCCGAGGTCGAGGACATGTACCAGACCCTGGCCATCGCCAACTATGAAGACCGCTTCGTGGTGCCGTCCTCGCACAAGGAAATGGTGGAAGACAGCTTCAACGACAAGGGCAGTTGCGGCTTCACCTTCGGCAATGGCTGCTCGGGCGGCGTCTCCGAGGGCAGCCTGTTCGGCAAGAAGCCGCAAGGCAGCGTGATCTTCGTGGACATGCCCAAGTCGCGCAAGAAGACCGCCCTCACCGAATGA
- the narJ gene encoding nitrate reductase molybdenum cofactor assembly chaperone, which produces MSNDLHPAAAAVPLYRIVSALMSYPQPDLIAALPEIGAALQAEPAHLSALQPLLDHLAGTPLIALQEAYVDTFDRSHALSLHLFEHIHGESRDRGQAMVDLLDEYRAHGVEPAETELPDYVPLFLEFLSLLDPATAAKLLGDAIHVLAAIGMRLQKRDHPYAPLFLLLTTLTAVEPREQDEPPVRDMDEAMEVFGPGADGVEPLLRPAMGGVQPLHFHPRPPASQASPASPTGR; this is translated from the coding sequence ATGTCCAATGACCTTCACCCTGCCGCTGCGGCCGTGCCGCTCTACCGCATCGTCTCGGCGCTGATGAGCTATCCGCAGCCGGACCTGATCGCGGCACTGCCCGAGATCGGCGCCGCACTGCAAGCCGAACCGGCCCACCTGAGCGCCTTGCAGCCGCTGCTGGATCACCTGGCCGGCACGCCCCTGATTGCACTGCAGGAAGCCTACGTCGATACCTTCGACCGCAGCCATGCGCTCTCGCTGCACCTGTTCGAACACATCCATGGCGAAAGCCGCGATCGCGGTCAGGCCATGGTCGACCTGCTGGACGAATACCGCGCCCATGGCGTGGAACCGGCCGAGACCGAACTGCCCGACTACGTGCCGCTGTTCCTGGAATTCCTGAGCCTGCTGGACCCGGCCACGGCCGCGAAACTGCTGGGCGACGCCATCCACGTGCTGGCCGCCATCGGCATGCGGCTGCAGAAGCGGGACCATCCCTACGCCCCGCTGTTCCTGCTGCTGACCACCCTGACCGCAGTCGAACCACGCGAACAGGATGAACCACCGGTGCGCGACATGGATGAAGCCATGGAAGTCTTCGGCCCCGGTGCCGATGGCGTGGAACCCCTGCTCAGACCGGCCATGGGCGGGGTGCAGCCGCTGCATTTCCATCCCCGGCCACCGGCCAGCCAAGCCAGCCCGGCCAGCCCGACCGGCCGCTGA
- the moaA gene encoding GTP 3',8-cyclase MoaA gives MPFPFAPFDRPVLQDRFGRRISYVRLSVTDRCDLRCSYCMPNSFKGFEEPANWLSFDEISRVIAAFARLGVGRVRLTGGEPLLRRHLPVLAAQLSALPGVEELSLSTNATQMHKHAAALRAAGVTRINVSLDSLERACVTRITGRDSLESVMTGLAAAKAAGFAPIKVNMVVLRGVNEDEIPRMAEFCFKQGFILRLIEAMPMGQTGRDSGTVAIGPIREQLVARFGLQPLAAELGGGPARYWQRADGDGTIGFISPISQHFCATCNRVRLSVDGTLYLCLGQEARVELRPLLRAGIDDAGLEEAIRLAIELKPERHEFQEQPHKIIRFMSQTGG, from the coding sequence ATGCCCTTCCCCTTCGCGCCTTTCGATCGTCCGGTCCTGCAGGACCGCTTCGGTCGCCGCATCAGCTATGTGCGGCTGTCGGTCACCGACCGCTGCGACCTGCGCTGCAGCTACTGCATGCCCAACAGTTTCAAGGGCTTCGAGGAGCCGGCCAACTGGCTCAGTTTCGATGAGATCAGCCGCGTCATCGCTGCCTTCGCCCGGCTGGGCGTGGGCAGGGTGCGGCTGACCGGCGGCGAGCCGCTGTTGCGGCGGCACCTGCCGGTCCTGGCGGCACAGCTGTCGGCATTGCCGGGGGTGGAGGAATTGTCCCTGTCCACCAATGCCACGCAGATGCACAAGCACGCTGCGGCCTTGCGCGCGGCCGGCGTGACACGCATCAACGTCAGCCTGGACAGCCTGGAGCGCGCCTGCGTCACCCGCATCACCGGGCGCGACAGCCTGGAGAGCGTCATGACCGGGCTGGCCGCAGCCAAAGCGGCGGGCTTTGCGCCCATCAAGGTCAACATGGTGGTGCTGCGCGGCGTCAATGAAGATGAAATCCCGCGCATGGCCGAGTTCTGCTTCAAACAGGGATTCATCCTGCGCCTGATCGAAGCCATGCCGATGGGCCAGACCGGTCGCGACAGCGGCACCGTCGCCATCGGCCCTATCCGCGAGCAACTGGTGGCGCGCTTCGGCCTGCAACCACTGGCCGCCGAGCTGGGGGGCGGACCGGCGCGCTACTGGCAGCGCGCCGATGGCGACGGCACCATCGGTTTCATCTCGCCCATCAGCCAGCATTTCTGCGCCACCTGCAACCGCGTGCGCCTGTCGGTGGATGGCACGCTCTACCTGTGCCTGGGCCAGGAGGCGCGCGTCGAGCTGCGTCCGCTGCTGCGTGCCGGCATCGATGATGCGGGCCTGGAGGAGGCCATCCGGCTGGCCATCGAACTGAAGCCGGAACGCCATGAATTCCAGGAGCAGCCGCACAAGATCATCCGTTTCATGTCGCAGACGGGGGGCTGA
- a CDS encoding nitrate reductase subunit alpha yields the protein MSHFLDRLKFMSRVKSTFADGHGAVVNEDRQWENAYRSRWQHDKVVRSTHGVNCTGSCSWKVYVKNGLITWETQQTDYPRTRPDLPNHEPRGCPRGASYSWYVYSAQRVKYPMIRGRLMQLWQEARRTLSPVEAWAAITSDAAKAASYKSIRGLGGFVRADWDTANEIIAAANAYTIRQYGPDRIIGFSPIPAMSMVSYAAGARYLSLIGGVPLSFYDWYCDLPPASPQIWGEQTDVPESADWYNSTYLMVWGSNVPQTRTPDAHFYTEVRYKGTKTVAVSSDFGEMVKFGDIWLAPRQGTDAALAMAMGHVVLKEFHQAQPSAYFRSYVKQYTDMPMLVRLVQRDGHYLPDHLLRASQLPGQLEEANNADWKSLAIDAGTGQIVAPNGSIGYRWGEGQVNDGAKVGRWNLESRDGHSGREIDPLLSLVAQHDEVVTVAFNYFGGDDAQPLALRRVPVRHVRLANGSTALVATVHDLMMANYGVDQGLGGEIAHSYDDDVPYTPAWQEKHTGVKRELVIQVAREFARNAHDTEGKSMVIVGAALNHWYHNDMIYRGIINLLMMCGCIGKSGGGWAHYVGQEKLRPQFGWAPLAFATDWVRPPRQMNGTSFFYAHTSQWRHEKLGIHEIVAPTADKDKLSSMSMIDMNARSERMGWLPSAPQLETNPLDICDSARARGQTPQDYLKEALKSGTVNMSCDDPDNPKNFPRNMFVWRSNILGSSGKGHEYFLKYLLGTQNALFDNPDQAIRPSEVKYREQAAEGKLDLLVTLDFRMSTTCLYADIVLPTATWYEKDDLNTSDMHPFIHPLSEAVQPLWESKTDWEIYKGIAKKFSEIGGDYLGTRSDIVLQPLMHDTPGELGQPFEPKDWKKGECDLIPGKTAPNFVVVERNYKDIYKKFTSVGPLLDKLGNGGKGINWQTGHEVDELAALNKRVTEPGVSQGRPRLDSAIDACEMILSFAPETNGHVAVKAWEALGKITGRDHAHLAQGREHDKIRFRDVQAQPRKIISAPTWSGLESEEVSYNAGYTNVHELIPWRTLTGRQQFYQDHRWMLDFGEGLCVYKPAVDTKTVAPMLNRQPNGEKEIVLNFLTPHQKWGIHSTYSDNLRMLTLSRGGPHVWISEDDARTAGLVDNDWVEVFNSNGTLTARVVVSQRIAGGMCLMYHAQEKIVNTPGAELSGKRGGIHNSVTRAVLKPTHMIGGYAQLSYGFNYYGTVGSNRDEFIILRKMNKVDWLDGRKQERTAS from the coding sequence ATGAGTCATTTTCTGGACCGATTGAAGTTCATGTCGCGGGTGAAGTCCACCTTCGCCGATGGACATGGCGCGGTGGTCAACGAAGACCGCCAATGGGAAAACGCCTACCGCAGCCGCTGGCAGCATGACAAAGTGGTACGTTCCACCCACGGGGTCAACTGCACCGGTTCCTGCTCGTGGAAGGTCTACGTCAAGAACGGGCTGATCACCTGGGAAACCCAGCAGACCGACTATCCGCGCACCCGCCCCGACCTGCCCAACCATGAGCCGCGCGGTTGCCCGCGTGGAGCGTCCTATAGCTGGTACGTCTACTCGGCGCAGCGCGTGAAATACCCGATGATCCGCGGCCGCCTCATGCAGTTGTGGCAGGAAGCACGCCGCACCCTGAGCCCGGTCGAGGCCTGGGCCGCCATCACCAGCGACGCCGCCAAGGCCGCCAGCTACAAGTCGATACGCGGCCTGGGCGGCTTCGTGCGTGCCGACTGGGATACCGCCAACGAGATCATCGCCGCCGCCAATGCCTACACCATCAGGCAATATGGTCCGGACCGCATCATCGGCTTCTCGCCCATCCCGGCCATGTCGATGGTGTCCTATGCGGCCGGTGCGCGTTATCTCAGCCTGATCGGCGGCGTGCCGCTGTCCTTCTACGACTGGTACTGCGACCTGCCACCGGCCAGTCCGCAGATCTGGGGCGAGCAGACCGACGTGCCGGAATCGGCCGACTGGTACAACTCCACCTACCTGATGGTATGGGGCTCCAACGTGCCCCAGACCCGCACACCCGACGCCCACTTCTATACCGAGGTGCGCTACAAGGGGACCAAGACGGTGGCGGTGTCCTCGGACTTCGGCGAGATGGTCAAGTTCGGCGACATCTGGCTGGCACCCAGGCAAGGCACCGACGCTGCCCTGGCCATGGCCATGGGCCACGTGGTGCTCAAGGAATTCCACCAGGCCCAGCCCTCGGCCTACTTCCGTTCCTACGTCAAGCAATACACCGACATGCCCATGCTGGTGCGGCTGGTGCAACGTGATGGCCACTACCTGCCGGACCACCTGCTGCGCGCCTCGCAGTTGCCGGGCCAGCTGGAAGAAGCCAACAATGCCGACTGGAAGTCGCTGGCCATCGATGCCGGCACCGGCCAGATCGTCGCCCCCAACGGTTCCATCGGCTACCGCTGGGGCGAAGGCCAGGTCAATGACGGCGCCAAGGTCGGCCGCTGGAATCTGGAAAGCCGCGACGGCCATTCCGGCCGCGAGATCGATCCGCTGCTCTCGCTGGTGGCGCAGCACGATGAAGTGGTCACGGTCGCCTTCAACTATTTCGGCGGCGACGATGCGCAGCCGCTGGCGCTGCGCCGGGTACCGGTGCGCCACGTGCGCCTGGCCAATGGCAGCACCGCGCTGGTGGCCACGGTGCACGACCTGATGATGGCCAACTACGGCGTCGATCAGGGCCTGGGCGGCGAGATCGCCCACAGCTACGATGACGATGTGCCCTACACCCCGGCCTGGCAGGAAAAGCATACCGGCGTCAAACGCGAACTGGTGATCCAGGTGGCGCGCGAATTCGCGCGCAATGCCCACGACACCGAAGGCAAGAGCATGGTCATCGTCGGTGCGGCGCTGAACCACTGGTACCACAACGACATGATCTATCGCGGCATCATCAATTTGCTGATGATGTGCGGCTGCATCGGCAAGTCCGGCGGCGGCTGGGCGCATTACGTCGGGCAGGAAAAGCTGCGTCCGCAATTCGGCTGGGCTCCGCTGGCCTTCGCCACCGACTGGGTACGCCCGCCGCGCCAGATGAATGGCACCAGTTTCTTCTATGCCCATACCAGCCAGTGGCGCCATGAAAAGCTGGGCATCCATGAGATCGTCGCGCCCACGGCGGACAAGGACAAGCTGTCCTCCATGAGCATGATCGACATGAACGCCAGGTCAGAACGCATGGGCTGGCTGCCCTCGGCCCCGCAACTGGAAACCAATCCGCTGGACATCTGCGACAGCGCCCGAGCCAGGGGTCAGACGCCGCAGGATTATCTGAAGGAGGCGCTCAAGTCGGGCACCGTCAACATGAGCTGCGACGACCCCGACAACCCGAAGAACTTCCCGCGCAACATGTTCGTCTGGCGCTCCAACATCCTGGGCAGTTCCGGCAAGGGGCATGAGTATTTCCTGAAGTACCTGCTGGGCACCCAGAACGCCCTGTTCGACAACCCCGACCAAGCCATCAGGCCCAGCGAGGTGAAGTACCGCGAGCAAGCCGCCGAAGGCAAGCTGGACCTGCTGGTGACGCTGGACTTCCGCATGAGCACCACCTGCCTGTATGCCGACATCGTGCTGCCCACCGCCACCTGGTATGAAAAGGATGACCTGAACACCTCTGACATGCATCCCTTCATCCATCCGCTGTCCGAAGCCGTGCAGCCGCTGTGGGAGAGCAAGACCGACTGGGAAATCTACAAGGGCATCGCCAAAAAATTCAGCGAGATCGGTGGCGACTATCTCGGCACCCGCAGCGACATCGTGCTGCAACCGCTGATGCATGACACCCCGGGTGAACTGGGTCAGCCCTTCGAACCCAAGGACTGGAAGAAGGGCGAATGCGATCTCATCCCCGGCAAGACCGCGCCCAACTTCGTGGTGGTGGAACGCAACTACAAGGACATCTACAAGAAGTTCACCTCGGTCGGCCCGCTGCTGGACAAGCTGGGCAACGGCGGCAAGGGCATCAACTGGCAGACCGGCCATGAAGTGGACGAACTGGCTGCCCTGAACAAGCGCGTCACCGAACCCGGCGTGAGCCAGGGCCGTCCGCGCCTGGACAGCGCCATCGATGCCTGCGAGATGATCCTGTCCTTCGCGCCGGAAACCAATGGCCACGTCGCCGTCAAGGCCTGGGAGGCACTGGGCAAGATCACCGGGCGCGATCACGCCCACCTGGCGCAAGGCCGCGAACACGACAAGATCCGTTTTCGCGACGTGCAGGCGCAGCCGCGCAAGATCATCTCGGCGCCCACCTGGTCCGGACTGGAATCGGAAGAAGTCAGCTACAACGCCGGCTATACCAACGTGCATGAACTGATCCCCTGGCGCACCCTCACCGGCCGCCAGCAGTTCTATCAGGATCACCGCTGGATGCTGGATTTCGGCGAAGGCCTGTGCGTCTACAAACCGGCCGTCGATACCAAGACGGTAGCGCCGATGCTCAACCGCCAGCCCAATGGCGAAAAGGAAATCGTGCTCAATTTCCTGACACCGCACCAGAAGTGGGGCATCCACTCCACCTATTCGGACAACCTGCGCATGTTGACCCTGAGTCGCGGCGGGCCGCACGTGTGGATCTCGGAAGACGACGCCCGTACGGCCGGCCTGGTGGACAACGACTGGGTGGAAGTCTTCAACAGCAACGGCACGCTGACCGCGCGCGTGGTGGTGAGCCAGCGCATTGCGGGCGGCATGTGCCTGATGTATCACGCGCAGGAAAAGATCGTGAACACCCCCGGCGCCGAGTTGAGCGGCAAGCGCGGCGGCATCCACAACTCGGTCACGCGGGCGGTACTCAAACCCACCCACATGATCGGCGGCTATGCGCAACTGTCGTATGGCTTCAATTACTACGGCACGGTCGGCAGCAACCGCGATGAATTCATCATCCTGCGCAAGATGAACAAGGTGGACTGGCTCGATGGCCGCAAGCAAGAAAGGACTGCATCATGA
- a CDS encoding peptidylprolyl isomerase gives MPVIVNDYELTDAEMAQELAARDEQEPDLQAAMTTLVLRRLLLEQAQQLGLQETGEDARIEALLQHEVHVPLPDEEQCRRHYQAAPERFRVGALAEVSHILFQVTEGVDLAALRLHAEAVLAELLVHPQRFAEVAEIASNCPSGAQGGSLGQITRGTCVPEFEKAVFAAQADAILPRLVESRFGLHIVRLGRKFDGELLPFDAVRENIARALQRASFDRAVRQYLQLLVGRACISGIDLPGAVTPLVQ, from the coding sequence ATGCCCGTGATCGTCAACGACTACGAACTCACCGACGCCGAGATGGCGCAGGAACTGGCCGCCCGCGATGAGCAGGAGCCGGATCTGCAAGCGGCCATGACCACCCTGGTACTACGCCGGCTGCTGCTGGAACAGGCGCAGCAACTGGGCCTGCAAGAAACCGGCGAAGACGCCCGCATCGAAGCCCTGCTGCAACACGAAGTCCACGTCCCCCTGCCTGATGAGGAACAATGCCGGCGCCACTACCAGGCCGCGCCGGAACGCTTCCGTGTCGGTGCGCTGGCCGAGGTCAGCCATATCCTCTTCCAGGTCACGGAAGGGGTGGACCTGGCGGCATTGCGCCTGCACGCCGAAGCGGTCCTGGCCGAGCTGCTGGTGCATCCGCAGCGCTTCGCGGAAGTGGCAGAGATCGCCTCCAACTGTCCTTCCGGTGCCCAGGGCGGCAGCCTGGGTCAGATCACACGCGGCACCTGCGTGCCCGAGTTCGAGAAGGCCGTCTTTGCCGCCCAGGCCGACGCCATCCTGCCGCGCCTGGTGGAAAGCCGCTTCGGCTTGCACATCGTCCGGCTCGGCCGCAAGTTCGACGGCGAACTCCTGCCCTTCGACGCCGTGCGCGAGAACATCGCCCGGGCCCTGCAGCGCGCCAGCTTCGACCGTGCCGTGCGCCAGTACCTGCAATTGCTGGTCGGCCGTGCCTGCATCTCCGGCATCGATCTGCCGGGCGCGGTCACGCCGCTGGTGCAATGA